Within the Plesiomonas shigelloides genome, the region CGTCTGTCATTTCTAAAATTACCTAACCGGCCAAAACTGTTTCGTGCGTGGAATCGACTACGCATGATCCGTGATATTCAGCCGGATGTGATTTTAGTCTGGAATCAGTTCACTGAGTGGCATCTATCTGCCAAACAGGTGCAGCGCTATTTGCCCTGCCCCGTGGTTTACTATGAGCATGGCATGTCATGGTATCAACATCGTCCAACGCTACCTCAGCGCTTTTTTGCCCACGTTGATCATTGCATTGCCGTCTCTCATGCCGCCAAAAGGATGTTGGAACTCAAACATAAAATATCGGTGCCGATTGACGTTGAGTTTAACGCGCCGCGTTTACTCCCCGCTATGCAACCCATCAAGCCATTGCAGTCCGGTAAACCACTCATCTTTGGTAGCGCAGGACGAATGGTTCCGCTCAAATGCCTTGGTCTATTACTGTTCACCGTCGTAGAGCTGAATAAACTCGGTAGACCTTGTCATTGTTATATTGCGGGAGATGGCCCAGAAAGAGACTATCTGGAGCAGACCATCACGGCACTGGGTATCAATGAGCAAGTCACCCTGCTCGGACATGTAGATGATATGGCGAGCTTTTACCGCCAACTGAATGTGTATGTGTGCCCGTCAATGCATGAAAGTGTATCGCTAACGAGCCTAGAAGCGGCAGCGTATGGCATTCCGACCATCACCAGTAATGTCGATGGATTACCTGAAGCCGTAATCAATCAACAAACCGGTCTATGCCTCAGCCCAGAATTAAGTGTCGAACAGTATGCGGCGCTAACAGGGGCTTCAACCGCATTTTCACCGTTGGTGTATCGCCCAGATCTGGATTGTTTAACCGCACCAACCATGTTGGCTCCGCAGCAAATCGCACAAGCGGTATTGCACTTATGTGAGAATCCGCAACGTTACGCAGAAATGTCCCGTGCAGCGCAGCAACACGCGCAACATAGCCGTAGTTT harbors:
- a CDS encoding glycosyltransferase: MSRTSSDTLHILHLIDLRKVGGVETMFCDFVRQPAALGAVRHSVLMDHAAIAAPLQPRLATQTALQVQDIKRLSFLKLPNRPKLFRAWNRLRMIRDIQPDVILVWNQFTEWHLSAKQVQRYLPCPVVYYEHGMSWYQHRPTLPQRFFAHVDHCIAVSHAAKRMLELKHKISVPIDVEFNAPRLLPAMQPIKPLQSGKPLIFGSAGRMVPLKCLGLLLFTVVELNKLGRPCHCYIAGDGPERDYLEQTITALGINEQVTLLGHVDDMASFYRQLNVYVCPSMHESVSLTSLEAAAYGIPTITSNVDGLPEAVINQQTGLCLSPELSVEQYAALTGASTAFSPLVYRPDLDCLTAPTMLAPQQIAQAVLHLCENPQRYAEMSRAAQQHAQHSRSFAELSTALLQRLRSLAGR